The DNA window AATTAGCATAATAAATGCTAATATTATGTACATAATTCCTATTTTTTTATGGTCTACAGAAGTGAACCATTCATTCCATAAATATTTCCATTTTTTTAAAAAAGTTATTGCTATTATAATAGATAATATAATAAAAAAAATGCTAGTAATTGTTACCATAATTATCGGATCATGATATGGTATTGCATCTAAAGTTAACTTTCCAAACATCATTTTTCCTTAAATTTTATATTAAAAATTTTTAATTTTTATTGATATGGTGACTTTTATGATTCATTTCAAATTTATGAATAATCATTGAAAAAAGGTCAGGATTGGCAATAGAAAAATATTTAATTTGGTAATCTTCGCTCGTTTTTTCTAATTTTGAAAAATCATTTAAATTTTCTAATTTATTTTTAGATTGTTTTACTTTTTCAATCCATGATTTAAAATCTTTTTCTTGATTTGTTCCAATTGCTTCAAATTTCATATTAGAAAAACCATTTCCGCTAAAATTTGAAGAAATTCCACGATATTTTCCAGCTTTATTAGCAATAAGGTATAATTTTGTTTTCATTCCAGCCATAGCATATATTTGACTACCAAGAGATGGAATAAAAAAAGAATTCATGACTGAATTAGAGGTAATATTAAAAACTAAGGGAACATTAATTGGAAAAACTATTTGATTAATCGTAGCAATTTTCTCTTTAGGATAAATAAATAACCATTTCCAATTCATAGCAATCACATTAATTTCAATAGGATTTTTACTAGATATTAGCGGTTTACTAGGTTCTAATTTTTTAGTTGATTTCCAAGTAATAATTCCAAGACATATTATTATTATAATTGGAACAGTCCACACTATTATTTCTATAGTATGAGATTTTGACCAATTGGGTGTATACTTTGCAGATTTATTAGA is part of the Candidatus Tachikawaea gelatinosa genome and encodes:
- the cyoA gene encoding ubiquinol oxidase subunit II; this encodes MSIEKHVTSYKFILVTIFSCLLLGCDNFFVPKGQIATEQKYLILISLSLMLIIVIPVIFMIIAFAWKYRSSNKSAKYTPNWSKSHTIEIIVWTVPIIIIICLGIITWKSTKKLEPSKPLISSKNPIEINVIAMNWKWLFIYPKEKIATINQIVFPINVPLVFNITSNSVMNSFFIPSLGSQIYAMAGMKTKLYLIANKAGKYRGISSNFSGNGFSNMKFEAIGTNQEKDFKSWIEKVKQSKNKLENLNDFSKLEKTSEDYQIKYFSIANPDLFSMIIHKFEMNHKSHHINKN